A DNA window from Eptesicus fuscus isolate TK198812 chromosome 8, DD_ASM_mEF_20220401, whole genome shotgun sequence contains the following coding sequences:
- the MLNR gene encoding motilin receptor, whose translation MGSPWNRSHGAGGAEGAGEPPWAALPPCDEHRCSPFPLGALVPVTAVCLGLFAVGVSGNVVTVLLIGRSRDPRTTTNLYLGSMAVSDLLILLGLPFDLYRLWRSRPWVFGPLLCRLSLYLGEGCTYATLLHVTALSAERYLAICRPLRARVLVTRRRVRALIAALWALALLSAGPFFFLVGVQQDPRADPPPALNGTAQLAPSPGSSPPPRPSARASSPVPTRPPPSGREAAAAAAAALFSRECRPSPSQLGVLRVMLWVTTAYFFLPFLCLSVLYGLIGRELGRSQRPLRGPAASGRAKGHRQTVRVLLLVVLSFIVCWLPFHVGRIIYINTEDSQMMYFSQYFNIVALQLFYLSASINPILYNLISKKYRAAAWKLLRGRQPAPRGFCGNRNTEGTTGGDTAGRTETSASLQTPAAGMAKQVACSHSSGTSEKTGL comes from the exons ATGGGCAGCCCCTGGAACCGCAGCCACGGCGCGGGGGGCGCGGAGGGCGCGGGGGAGCCGCCCTGGGCCGCGCTGCCTCCCTGCGACGAGCACCGCTGCTCGCCCTTCCCGCTGGGGGCGCTGGTGCCGGTGACCGCCGTGTGCCTGGGCCTGTTCGCCGTCGGGGTGAGCGGCAACGTGGTGACGGTGCTGCTCATCGGGCGCTCCCGGGACCCGCGGACCACCACCAACCTGTACCTGGGCAGCATGGCGGTGTCCGACCTGCTCATCCTGCTCGGGCTGCCCTTCGACCTGTACCGCCTCTGGCGCTCGCGGCCCTGGGTGTTCGGGCCGCTGCTCTGCCGCCTCTCGCTCTACCTGGGCGAGGGCTGCACCTACGCCACGCTGCTGCACGTGACGGCGCTCAGCGCGGAGCGCTACCTCGCCATCTGCCGCCCGCTCCGCGCCCGCGTCCTCGTCACCCGGCGCCGCGTCCGCGCGCTCATCGCCGCGCTCTGGGCGCTGGCTCTGCTCTCGGCCGGGCCCTTCTTCTTCCTGGTCGGGGTGCAGCAGGACCCTCGCGCCGACCCGCCGCCGGCCCTTAACGGCACCGCGCAGCTCGCCCCCTCGCCCGGCTCCTCGCCGCCACCGAGACCGTCGGCCCGCGCGTCCTCTCCGGTGCCGACCCGGCCCCCGCCGTCGGGgcgcgaggcggcggcggcggcggccgccgcGCTGTTCAGCCGCGAGTGCCGGCCGAGCCCCTCGCAGCTGGGCGTGCTGCGCGTCATGCTGTGGGTCACCACCGCCTACTTCTTCCTGCCCTTCCTGTGCCTCAGCGTCCTCTACGGGCTCATCGGGCGGGAGCTGGGCCGGAGCCAGCGGCCGCTGCGGGGCCCGGCGGCCTCCGGGCGCGCGAAGGGCCACCGGCAGACGGTCCGCGTCCTGC TGCTGGTGGTCCTGTCATTTATCGTCTGCTGGTTGCCGTTCCACGTTGGCAGGATCATTTACATAAATACGGAAGATTCTCAGATGATGTACTTTTCTCAATACTTTAACATTGTTGCGTTGCAACTTTTCTACCTAAGTGCGTCCATTAACCCGATCCTCTACAACCTCATTTCAAAGAAGTATAGAGCCGCGGCCTGGAAACTGCTTCGCGGGAGGCAGCCTGCACCGAGAGGTTTCTGTGGGAACAGAAACACTGAGGGGACCACGGGAGGAGACACAGCTGGCCGCACGGAGACCAGCGCTAGCCTGCAGACGCCTGCCGCTGGCATGGCCAAGCAGGTCGCCTGCTCCCACAGTTCTGGGACTTCAGAGAAAACAGGTCTGTAG